Proteins found in one Methylobacterium sp. CB376 genomic segment:
- the topA gene encoding type I DNA topoisomerase: MKVVVVESPAKAKTINKYLGHDYEVLASFGHVRDLPAKDGSVDPEQDFKMLWELEERGAKRVSEIARAVKGADTLILATDPDREGEAISWHVLEALQAKRVLKDVAVERVTFNAITKDAVQTAMANPRQIDQALVDAYLARRALDYLVGFNLSPVLWRKLPGARSAGRVQSVALRLVCDREAEIEAFKPREYWSLVATLATAKGATFEARLVGADGKRIQRLDVGTAEEAEAFRRDLELATFAVASVESKPAKRHPQPPFTTSTLQQEASRKLGLAPAQTMRIAQRLYEGVEIGGETVGLITYMRTDGVDMAPEAIRDARRVIGAEFGDAYLPGAPRSYSVKAKNAQEAHEAVRPTDLGRLPKEVARFLEPEQAKLYELIWIRTIASQMESAELERTVVEIAAQVGPRRLDLRATGQVVRFDGFLTLYQEGKDDEEDEESRRLPPMQAGDPLRRERVAATQHFTEPPPRYSEASLVKRMEELGIGRPSTYAAVLQVLRDREYVRLDKKRLVPEDKGRLVTGFLESFFQRYVEYDFTADLEEQLDRISNAEIDWREVLRDFWRDFSAALAGTKELRTAEVLEALNQLLGPHIFPPRADGANPRACPNCAGGTLSLKLGKFGAFVGCSNYPECKYTRQLSAAGLDGDGEGSAGEGGQPGVRVLGEDPATGLPVTLRDGRFGPFVQLGEASAEKGAEKPKRSSLPRGLTPADVTLETALKLLALPREVARHPESGEPILVNLGRFGPYVQHGKTYANLGKDDDLLEIGANRAIDLIVAKEQGGGRPAADPGRVLGNDPEGRAVTVKAGRYGPYVTDGEVNATLPKGADKEALTLEEALRLIVARREAGGGTKKKTSGRARAARKTEAKPAAKAKAEKAAKPAAAGKSASAGKSASAAKSATAPEKAPARKKAAAAE, translated from the coding sequence ATGAAAGTCGTCGTCGTCGAGTCGCCCGCGAAGGCCAAGACGATCAACAAGTATCTCGGCCACGACTACGAGGTCCTGGCCTCGTTCGGGCACGTGCGCGACCTGCCGGCGAAGGACGGCTCGGTCGATCCCGAGCAGGACTTCAAGATGCTCTGGGAGCTGGAGGAGCGCGGCGCCAAGCGGGTCTCCGAGATCGCCCGGGCGGTCAAGGGCGCCGACACGCTGATCCTCGCCACCGACCCGGACCGCGAGGGCGAGGCGATCTCCTGGCACGTGCTGGAGGCGCTGCAGGCCAAGCGGGTGCTGAAGGACGTGGCGGTCGAGCGCGTCACCTTCAACGCCATCACCAAGGACGCGGTGCAGACCGCGATGGCCAACCCGCGCCAGATCGACCAGGCGCTGGTGGACGCCTACCTGGCCCGGCGGGCCCTCGACTACCTCGTCGGCTTCAACCTCTCGCCGGTCCTGTGGCGCAAGCTGCCCGGCGCACGCTCGGCCGGCCGGGTGCAGTCGGTGGCGTTGCGGCTCGTCTGCGACCGCGAGGCGGAGATCGAGGCGTTCAAGCCGCGGGAATACTGGTCGCTGGTGGCGACGCTGGCGACCGCCAAGGGCGCCACGTTCGAGGCCCGGCTCGTCGGGGCCGACGGCAAGCGCATCCAGCGCCTCGACGTCGGCACCGCCGAGGAGGCGGAGGCGTTCCGGCGCGACCTCGAACTCGCCACCTTCGCGGTCGCGAGCGTCGAGTCGAAGCCCGCCAAGCGGCACCCGCAGCCGCCCTTCACCACCTCGACCCTGCAGCAGGAAGCCTCCCGCAAGCTCGGCCTCGCCCCGGCCCAGACCATGCGCATCGCGCAGCGGCTCTACGAGGGCGTCGAGATCGGCGGCGAGACGGTCGGCCTCATCACCTACATGCGGACCGACGGCGTCGACATGGCGCCCGAGGCGATCCGCGACGCGCGCCGCGTCATCGGCGCCGAGTTCGGCGACGCCTACCTGCCGGGGGCCCCGCGCAGCTACAGCGTGAAGGCCAAGAACGCGCAGGAGGCCCACGAGGCCGTGCGCCCGACCGATCTCGGCCGGCTGCCCAAGGAGGTCGCCCGCTTCCTCGAACCCGAGCAGGCCAAGCTCTACGAGCTGATCTGGATCCGCACCATCGCGAGCCAGATGGAATCGGCGGAGCTCGAACGCACCGTCGTCGAGATCGCCGCCCAGGTCGGGCCGCGCCGCCTCGACCTGCGGGCGACCGGGCAGGTGGTGCGGTTCGACGGCTTCCTCACCCTCTACCAGGAGGGCAAGGACGACGAGGAGGACGAGGAATCCCGCCGCCTGCCGCCGATGCAGGCGGGCGATCCGCTGCGGCGCGAGCGCGTCGCCGCGACCCAGCACTTCACCGAGCCGCCGCCGCGCTACTCCGAGGCGAGCCTCGTCAAGCGGATGGAGGAGCTCGGCATCGGCCGTCCCTCCACCTACGCGGCCGTGCTGCAGGTGCTGCGCGACCGGGAATACGTCCGCCTCGACAAGAAGCGCCTCGTGCCGGAGGACAAGGGCCGCCTCGTCACCGGCTTCCTGGAGAGCTTCTTCCAGCGCTACGTCGAGTACGACTTCACCGCCGACCTGGAGGAGCAGCTCGACCGGATCTCGAACGCCGAGATCGACTGGCGCGAGGTGCTGCGCGACTTCTGGCGCGACTTCTCCGCGGCGCTGGCCGGGACCAAGGAGCTGCGCACCGCCGAGGTGCTGGAGGCGCTCAACCAACTGCTCGGCCCGCACATCTTCCCGCCGCGGGCGGACGGCGCGAATCCCCGCGCCTGCCCGAACTGCGCGGGCGGCACGCTCTCGCTCAAGCTCGGCAAGTTCGGTGCCTTCGTGGGCTGCTCGAACTACCCGGAATGCAAGTACACGCGGCAGCTCTCGGCCGCCGGCCTCGACGGGGACGGGGAGGGAAGCGCCGGCGAGGGCGGCCAGCCCGGCGTGCGGGTGCTCGGCGAGGATCCGGCGACGGGCCTGCCGGTGACGCTGCGCGACGGCCGCTTCGGTCCCTTCGTGCAACTCGGCGAGGCCTCGGCCGAGAAGGGGGCCGAGAAGCCCAAGCGCTCGTCCCTGCCACGGGGCCTGACGCCCGCGGACGTGACCCTGGAGACCGCCCTCAAGCTCCTCGCCCTGCCGCGGGAAGTGGCCCGGCACCCCGAGAGCGGCGAGCCGATCCTGGTCAATCTCGGCCGCTTCGGCCCCTACGTCCAGCACGGCAAGACCTACGCCAATCTCGGCAAGGACGACGACCTGCTGGAGATCGGCGCGAACCGGGCGATCGACCTCATCGTCGCCAAGGAGCAGGGTGGGGGACGGCCGGCGGCCGATCCGGGCCGGGTTCTCGGCAACGACCCGGAGGGGCGCGCCGTCACGGTCAAGGCCGGCCGCTACGGCCCCTACGTCACGGATGGCGAGGTCAACGCGACCCTGCCGAAGGGGGCCGACAAGGAGGCTCTCACCCTCGAGGAGGCGCTGCGCCTGATCGTGGCCCGCCGCGAGGCGGGCGGCGGCACCAAGAAGAAGACGTCCGGCCGGGCCCGCGCGGCGCGCAAGACGGAGGCGAAGCCGGCCGCCAAGGCCAAGGCGGAGAAGGCCGCGAAGCCGGCCGCCGCGGGCAAGAGCGCGTCGGCGGGCAAGAGCGCGTCGGCGGCCAAGAGCGCAACGGCGCCCGAGAAGGCGCCCGCGCGCAAGAAGGCGGCGGCCGCCGAGTAG
- a CDS encoding dihydroorotase — translation MTLVITNARLLDPVAGREEPGAVLIRDGRIADVQRGAVPAAPEGAEVIDGGGHVLAPGLTDLRAFVGEPGAEHRETLASASAAAAAGGVTTLVCMPDTNPVIDEPAIVDFVLRRARDTASVNVLPAAAITKHLAGREMTEFGLLGEAGAVAFTDGLRAVTNAQVMRRALTYARDFGALLMQHVEEPDLVGDGVMNEGEMASRLGLHGIPREAETILLERDLRLVRLTRARYHAAMISCADSVEIVRRAKEAGLPVTCGVSINNLVLNENDIGHYRTFCKLSPPLRTEEDRRAVVEALNEGVIDVIVSDHNPQDVETKRLPFAEAADGALGIETLLAAALRLVHAGDVALPRLLAALAREPARVLGRDGGSLAKGAPADLVLFDPDEPYRLDKRQLKSRSKNSPFDEARLQGRALLTLVGGAVAYRHAAAA, via the coding sequence ATGACACTCGTCATCACCAATGCCCGCCTCCTCGATCCGGTCGCCGGACGCGAGGAGCCCGGCGCCGTCCTGATCCGCGACGGCCGCATCGCGGACGTCCAGCGGGGCGCCGTCCCGGCCGCGCCGGAGGGCGCGGAGGTGATCGACGGCGGCGGCCACGTCCTCGCCCCCGGCCTCACCGACCTGCGCGCCTTCGTGGGCGAGCCCGGCGCCGAGCACCGGGAGACCCTCGCCAGCGCCAGCGCCGCCGCCGCCGCCGGCGGGGTCACCACCCTGGTCTGCATGCCCGACACCAACCCGGTGATCGACGAGCCCGCCATCGTCGACTTCGTGCTGCGCCGCGCCCGCGACACCGCGAGCGTGAACGTCCTGCCCGCCGCCGCGATCACCAAGCACCTCGCCGGGCGCGAGATGACCGAGTTCGGGCTCCTCGGCGAGGCCGGCGCCGTCGCCTTCACGGACGGTCTGCGGGCGGTGACGAACGCGCAGGTGATGCGCCGCGCCCTCACCTACGCGCGGGATTTCGGCGCCCTGCTGATGCAGCACGTCGAGGAGCCGGACCTCGTCGGCGACGGGGTGATGAACGAGGGCGAGATGGCCTCGCGGCTCGGCCTGCACGGCATTCCGCGCGAGGCCGAGACGATCCTGCTGGAGCGCGACCTGCGCCTCGTGCGCCTGACCCGGGCCCGCTATCACGCGGCCATGATCTCCTGCGCCGATTCGGTCGAGATCGTGCGCAGGGCCAAGGAGGCGGGCCTGCCGGTCACCTGCGGCGTCTCGATCAACAACCTCGTCCTCAACGAGAACGACATCGGCCACTACCGCACCTTCTGCAAGCTCTCCCCGCCCCTGCGCACCGAGGAGGACCGCAGAGCGGTGGTGGAGGCCCTGAACGAGGGGGTCATCGACGTGATCGTCTCCGACCACAACCCGCAGGACGTGGAGACGAAGCGCCTGCCCTTCGCGGAGGCGGCGGACGGGGCGCTCGGGATCGAGACCCTGCTGGCGGCCGCCCTGCGCCTCGTCCACGCGGGCGACGTCGCGCTCCCGCGCCTCCTCGCCGCCCTGGCGCGCGAGCCCGCGCGGGTCCTCGGCCGCGACGGCGGATCCCTGGCCAAGGGCGCCCCGGCCGACCTCGTCCTGTTCGACCCCGACGAGCCCTACCGGCTCGACAAGCGGCAGCTGAAGTCGCGCTCCAAGAACTCGCCCTTCGACGAGGCGCGGCTGCAGGGGCGCGCCCTGCTCACCCTGGTCGGCGGCGCGGTCGCCTACCGGCACGCGGCGGCCGCGTGA
- a CDS encoding zinc-binding dehydrogenase, translating into MTGSEIRVATFAGPGAAPEIRTVPWPAVPRKAALIKIGACGVCGTDQHILKGHWPKPLPWPFTLGHEIGGVIVEKGEDFTADFMEKPLQVGSKVMIPPLMPCGHCYYCVHYPEQANKCLTPVYYGRYLGFDKAPHLWGGFAEYVYVDLDMLPGTKVYKLPDDMNLRLGALAEPLTSCIRAFNRAVRAGGFKWGDTVVIQGSGPIGILAVAAAQEMGAGRVICVGAPEEPRLALARRFGAEATVDITEIRTPQERIARVREIVGGFGADLVMDCSGHPSAGPEGIEFLRDGGTYVEMGQFTDAGAIETSWHRICAKDLTVLGSWAFTGNDLPLGVDMLYRARAKYPWLEMQTLYPFTREGVSAAVADAMAMRTVKSTIVPFPDLVA; encoded by the coding sequence ATGACAGGTTCCGAGATCCGGGTCGCGACCTTCGCGGGGCCTGGCGCCGCGCCGGAGATCCGCACCGTGCCCTGGCCCGCCGTGCCCCGGAAGGCCGCCCTCATCAAGATCGGCGCCTGCGGCGTCTGCGGCACCGACCAGCACATCCTGAAGGGCCACTGGCCCAAGCCCCTGCCCTGGCCCTTCACCCTCGGCCACGAGATCGGCGGCGTCATCGTCGAGAAGGGCGAGGACTTCACCGCCGATTTCATGGAGAAGCCGCTGCAGGTCGGCTCCAAGGTGATGATCCCGCCGCTGATGCCCTGCGGCCACTGCTACTACTGCGTCCACTATCCGGAGCAGGCCAACAAGTGCCTGACGCCGGTCTATTACGGGCGCTACCTGGGCTTCGACAAGGCGCCGCACCTGTGGGGCGGCTTCGCCGAGTACGTCTACGTCGACCTCGACATGCTGCCCGGGACCAAGGTCTACAAGCTGCCGGACGACATGAACCTGCGGCTCGGGGCGCTCGCCGAGCCGCTGACCTCCTGCATCCGGGCCTTCAACCGGGCCGTCCGGGCGGGCGGCTTCAAGTGGGGCGACACGGTCGTGATTCAGGGATCGGGTCCGATCGGCATCCTGGCGGTGGCCGCCGCCCAGGAGATGGGGGCGGGCCGGGTGATCTGCGTGGGCGCGCCCGAGGAGCCGCGCCTCGCCCTCGCCCGCCGCTTCGGGGCCGAGGCGACGGTGGACATCACGGAGATCCGCACGCCGCAGGAGCGCATCGCGCGCGTGCGCGAGATCGTCGGCGGGTTCGGGGCGGACCTCGTGATGGATTGCTCGGGCCATCCCTCGGCCGGGCCGGAGGGCATCGAGTTCCTGCGCGACGGCGGCACCTACGTGGAGATGGGCCAGTTCACGGATGCGGGCGCGATCGAGACCTCGTGGCACCGGATCTGCGCCAAGGACCTGACCGTGCTGGGCTCCTGGGCCTTCACGGGCAACGACTTGCCCCTCGGCGTGGACATGCTCTATCGGGCGCGGGCGAAGTACCCGTGGCTGGAGATGCAGACGCTCTACCCCTTCACCCGGGAGGGCGTGAGCGCCGCCGTCGCCGACGCCATGGCGATGCGGACCGTCAAGTCCACGATCGTGCCCTTCCCCGATCTCGTGGCCTGA
- a CDS encoding DUF4345 family protein, which yields MDKERRLLQRVVALAALVPVAGGLYGVVFGAGGIGGERVAVSVDSHFRYLSGLLLGIGLLFWSTVPEIEQRTRLFRFLTLVVVLGGLGRLLGLWLTGVPSLVMLAALGMELLVTPLLCLWQARVARMAARSGRAAGPGEL from the coding sequence ATGGACAAGGAACGGCGCCTGCTCCAGCGGGTGGTGGCGCTGGCCGCCCTGGTCCCGGTGGCGGGGGGCCTCTACGGCGTGGTGTTCGGCGCCGGCGGCATCGGCGGCGAGCGCGTCGCCGTGTCGGTCGACAGCCATTTCCGCTACCTCTCGGGCCTCCTCCTCGGCATCGGGCTGCTGTTCTGGTCGACCGTTCCGGAGATCGAGCAGAGGACGCGGCTGTTCCGGTTCCTGACCCTGGTGGTGGTGCTCGGGGGGCTGGGGCGCCTCCTCGGCCTGTGGCTGACCGGGGTGCCCTCGCTCGTGATGCTGGCGGCCCTCGGGATGGAGCTCCTCGTCACCCCGCTCCTCTGCCTGTGGCAGGCGCGGGTCGCCCGGATGGCCGCCCGGTCCGGCCGCGCCGCCGGACCGGGAGAGCTCTGA
- a CDS encoding aspartate carbamoyltransferase catalytic subunit, translated as MSTPPTRPGFPHRHLLGIEGLSPLDIVALLDRADEAVEISRQVEKKRATLRGRTQINLFFEPSTRTQSSFELAGKRLGADVMNMSVASSSVKKGETLIDTAATLNAMRPDIIVVRHHQAGAVHLLARKVDCAVVNAGDGAHEHPTQALLDALTIRRNKGRIEGLRVAICGDVLHSRVARSNIILLQALGARVRVIGPSTLLPPGIARMGVEVFTDMRRGLAGADIVMMLRLQRERMNGSFVPSVKEYFRYFGLDGEKLSLAAPDALVMHPGPMNRGVEIASDVADGAQSLIREQVEMGVAVRMAVLEALATHLPNA; from the coding sequence ATGAGCACGCCGCCGACCCGCCCGGGATTCCCGCACCGTCACCTGCTCGGCATCGAGGGGCTGAGCCCGCTCGACATCGTCGCGCTGCTCGATCGGGCCGATGAGGCGGTCGAGATCAGCCGGCAGGTCGAGAAGAAGCGCGCGACCCTGCGCGGGCGCACCCAGATCAACCTGTTCTTCGAGCCCTCGACGCGCACGCAATCCTCCTTCGAGCTCGCCGGCAAGCGGCTCGGGGCGGACGTGATGAACATGTCGGTCGCCTCCTCCTCGGTGAAGAAGGGCGAGACGCTGATCGACACCGCCGCGACCCTGAACGCGATGCGGCCGGACATCATCGTGGTGCGCCACCATCAGGCCGGCGCGGTGCACCTCCTCGCCCGCAAGGTCGATTGCGCGGTGGTCAATGCCGGCGACGGCGCCCACGAGCACCCGACCCAGGCGCTCCTCGACGCGCTGACCATCCGGCGCAACAAGGGCCGGATCGAGGGGCTGCGGGTGGCGATCTGCGGCGACGTCCTGCACTCGCGGGTCGCGCGCTCGAACATCATCCTGCTGCAGGCCCTGGGCGCCCGGGTGCGGGTGATCGGCCCCTCGACGCTGCTGCCGCCCGGCATCGCCCGGATGGGCGTCGAGGTCTTCACCGACATGCGCCGGGGCCTCGCGGGCGCCGACATCGTGATGATGCTGCGCCTGCAGCGCGAGCGCATGAACGGCTCCTTCGTGCCCTCGGTGAAGGAGTATTTCCGCTATTTCGGCCTCGACGGCGAGAAGCTGAGCCTCGCCGCGCCCGACGCGCTGGTGATGCATCCCGGCCCGATGAACCGGGGGGTCGAGATCGCCTCCGACGTGGCGGACGGGGCGCAGTCGCTGATCCGCGAACAGGTGGAGATGGGCGTGGCGGTGCGGATGGCGGTGCTGGAGGCGCTGGCGACGCATCTGCCGAACGCTTGA
- a CDS encoding methyl-accepting chemotaxis protein, whose amino-acid sequence MHPKSRWTWSEQFRRLLGYASREEFPDMVTSWSERLHLEDAARTFAVFKAALANVRDKGNYDVTYRLRMRDGSYRWFRATGGVAHGLDGTPLRACGSLVDIHAGVVAEGERGRRVEALLGEFDRDAVAMLEAFARSASGMEETAHAMTSIADRVRTGSGHVATASGETSAGVERVAEATEEIAATIRQLSERAAHASDLSTSVAEKAARTDGMVQDLSRAADRIGAVVGMIAALAHQTNLLALNAAIEAARAGSAGRGFAVVAAEVKELAGETAKATDQIAAQIAEIREATGTTVRAIGEIGRSITELRDTNLDMVRAMRQQGAVTSDVAQTLARTASGSRLVSENIVAVREVAEEAGRTADAVLGSARGLARYSGELGDRLRGFLTAVRAA is encoded by the coding sequence ATGCACCCGAAATCGCGCTGGACCTGGTCCGAGCAGTTCCGGCGCCTGCTCGGCTACGCGTCGCGGGAGGAATTCCCGGACATGGTGACGTCCTGGTCCGAGCGCCTGCATCTGGAGGATGCCGCGCGCACCTTCGCGGTGTTCAAGGCCGCCCTGGCGAATGTCCGGGACAAGGGCAACTACGACGTGACCTATCGCCTGAGGATGCGCGACGGCTCCTATCGCTGGTTCCGCGCCACGGGCGGCGTCGCGCACGGGCTGGACGGGACGCCGCTGCGCGCCTGCGGGTCGCTCGTGGACATCCACGCAGGCGTCGTGGCGGAGGGCGAGCGGGGCCGCCGGGTCGAGGCGCTGCTCGGGGAGTTCGACCGCGACGCCGTCGCCATGCTGGAGGCCTTCGCGCGCTCCGCCTCGGGGATGGAGGAGACCGCGCACGCGATGACCTCCATCGCCGACCGCGTCCGCACCGGGTCGGGCCACGTCGCGACCGCCTCCGGCGAGACCTCGGCCGGCGTCGAGAGGGTCGCCGAGGCGACCGAGGAGATCGCCGCGACGATCCGCCAACTCTCCGAGCGGGCGGCGCACGCCTCGGATCTCTCGACCTCTGTGGCCGAGAAGGCGGCCCGGACGGACGGCATGGTCCAGGACCTGTCCCGCGCCGCCGACCGGATCGGGGCCGTGGTCGGCATGATCGCGGCGCTCGCCCACCAGACCAACCTGCTGGCGCTCAACGCCGCGATCGAGGCGGCCCGCGCCGGGAGCGCGGGGCGCGGCTTCGCGGTCGTCGCGGCCGAGGTCAAGGAACTCGCCGGCGAGACCGCCAAGGCCACCGACCAGATCGCCGCCCAGATCGCGGAAATTCGCGAGGCGACGGGCACGACCGTCCGGGCGATCGGCGAGATCGGGCGGTCCATCACCGAACTGCGCGACACCAATCTCGACATGGTGCGGGCCATGCGTCAGCAGGGTGCCGTCACCTCCGACGTCGCGCAGACCCTCGCCCGGACCGCCTCGGGCTCCCGGCTGGTCTCGGAGAACATCGTCGCGGTGCGGGAGGTCGCCGAGGAGGCCGGCCGCACGGCGGACGCGGTCCTCGGCTCGGCCCGCGGGCTGGCGCGGTACTCGGGCGAACTCGGCGACCGGCTCCGCGGCTTCCTGACGGCGGTCCGTGCGGCCTGA
- a CDS encoding GNAT family N-acetyltransferase, with protein sequence MRTPEMSAPEMPALAIRVAVPDDLEAIVRLHEADAVGGHGDAWTPENRPAYAAALAAIAASPDCDLYVVLEGGEVVGSFQLSFRQGITSRGARQAVLESVQVRADRRSRGVGARMVEEAERLARAGGATSLQLTSNKRRVDAHRFYERLGYARSHEGFRKPL encoded by the coding sequence ATGCGCACACCCGAGATGTCCGCACCCGAGATGCCCGCCCTGGCCATCCGCGTCGCCGTCCCGGACGATCTCGAAGCGATCGTCCGCCTGCACGAGGCCGACGCGGTCGGCGGGCACGGGGATGCCTGGACGCCGGAGAACCGGCCCGCCTACGCGGCCGCCCTCGCGGCGATCGCGGCGAGTCCCGATTGCGACCTCTACGTGGTGCTGGAGGGCGGGGAGGTGGTCGGGAGCTTCCAGCTCTCCTTCCGGCAGGGGATCACGAGCCGCGGCGCCCGCCAGGCCGTGCTCGAGAGCGTCCAGGTCCGCGCCGACCGGCGCTCGCGGGGCGTCGGCGCCCGGATGGTGGAGGAGGCCGAGCGGCTCGCCCGCGCCGGCGGGGCGACCTCGCTGCAGCTCACCTCCAACAAGCGCCGGGTCGACGCGCACCGCTTCTACGAGCGCCTCGGCTACGCCCGCAGCCACGAGGGCTTCCGCAAGCCGCTCTGA
- a CDS encoding DUF2147 domain-containing protein, with protein sequence MYRGLIALLALTMPALAQPRLDPSGTWLTAGGDAHIRITRCGQGYCSTVAKVLTGEAKDVHNPDPALRARSMVGVALSTDMRPTGEGWEGSLYNFRDGKTYTGKLAVKGPNALELAGCVLGGLICKRQIWSRVN encoded by the coding sequence TTGTATCGTGGACTGATCGCCCTTCTGGCCCTGACGATGCCGGCGCTGGCGCAGCCGAGACTCGACCCGTCCGGGACCTGGCTGACGGCGGGCGGCGACGCCCATATCCGGATCACGCGCTGCGGCCAGGGCTATTGCAGCACCGTCGCCAAGGTGCTGACCGGCGAGGCGAAGGACGTGCACAACCCCGATCCGGCCCTGCGCGCGCGCAGCATGGTCGGCGTCGCCCTGTCGACCGACATGCGCCCGACCGGCGAGGGCTGGGAGGGCTCGCTCTACAATTTCCGCGACGGGAAGACCTATACCGGCAAGCTCGCCGTGAAGGGCCCGAACGCGCTCGAACTCGCCGGCTGCGTGCTCGGCGGGCTGATCTGCAAGCGCCAGATCTGGTCGCGGGTCAATTGA
- the parE gene encoding DNA topoisomerase IV subunit B, translating into MSDPARDLFAPGAKPAPGDPESGAKRPRPVAVPSPAAEAGYDASAIEVLEGLEPVRRRPGMYIGGTDEKALHHLFAEVIDNSMDEAVAGHATFIEVELEEGGILSVTDNGRGIPVDPHPKFPGRSALEVIMTTLHAGGKFDSKVYETSGGLHGVGVSVVNALSDRLEVEVARNQTLYRQHFSRGVPQGGLEQVGRVQNRRGTKVRFHPDPQIFGALAFDPRRLFKMARSKAYLFGGVEIRWRCAPALVEGIEGVPAEAVHRFPAGLRDYLAQEIDGKELVTDALFTGKVTRPGSHGSLEWAVAWLTHDDGFSSSYCNTVPTPEGGTHESGLRIALLRALRDHAERVGQVKRVQAVTTDDVMATCASMLSVFIREPEFQGQTKDKLATLEASRIVEAAVRDAFDHWLAASPTQANKLLDWVIDRAEERLRRRQEKEVARKTATRKLRLPGKLADCSKAGAAGSEIFIVEGDSAGGSAKQARDRASQAVLPLRGKILNVASASRDKLGANQLLSDLTQALGCGTGSHYRDDDLRYEKVIIMTDADVDGAHIASLLITFFYRQMPKLIEKGHLYLAVPPLYRLSQGAKTAYARDDRHKEQLIKTVFKNGKVEIGRFKGLGEMMPGQLKETTMDPSKRTLLRVEVLDEAREATGDAVERLMGNKPEARFAFISERAVFADEAELDI; encoded by the coding sequence GTGAGCGATCCTGCGCGCGATCTGTTCGCTCCGGGCGCCAAGCCGGCGCCCGGCGACCCCGAATCCGGCGCGAAGCGCCCGCGCCCCGTGGCGGTGCCATCCCCCGCCGCGGAGGCCGGCTACGACGCCTCGGCGATCGAGGTGCTGGAGGGGCTGGAGCCGGTGCGGCGCCGGCCGGGCATGTATATCGGCGGCACCGACGAGAAGGCGCTCCACCACCTCTTCGCCGAGGTGATCGACAACTCGATGGACGAGGCGGTGGCCGGGCACGCCACCTTCATCGAGGTGGAGCTGGAGGAGGGCGGCATCCTCAGCGTCACCGACAACGGTCGCGGGATCCCGGTCGATCCGCACCCGAAATTCCCGGGCAGGTCGGCCCTCGAAGTGATCATGACCACCCTGCACGCGGGCGGCAAGTTCGATTCCAAGGTCTACGAGACCTCGGGCGGCCTGCACGGCGTCGGCGTCTCGGTGGTGAACGCGCTCTCCGACCGGCTGGAGGTCGAGGTCGCCCGCAACCAGACCCTCTACCGCCAGCACTTCTCGCGCGGGGTCCCGCAGGGCGGGCTGGAGCAGGTCGGCCGGGTGCAGAACCGGCGCGGCACGAAGGTGCGCTTCCATCCCGACCCGCAGATCTTCGGGGCGCTCGCCTTCGACCCGCGCCGCCTGTTCAAGATGGCGCGCTCGAAGGCCTACCTGTTCGGCGGGGTCGAGATCCGCTGGCGCTGCGCGCCCGCCCTGGTGGAGGGCATTGAGGGCGTTCCGGCCGAGGCGGTGCACCGTTTCCCGGCGGGCCTGCGCGACTACCTCGCCCAGGAGATCGACGGCAAGGAACTCGTCACCGACGCGCTGTTCACCGGCAAGGTCACGAGGCCGGGCAGCCACGGCTCCCTCGAATGGGCGGTGGCGTGGCTCACCCACGACGACGGGTTCTCCTCCTCCTACTGCAACACGGTGCCGACGCCGGAGGGCGGCACGCACGAGAGCGGGCTGCGCATCGCGCTGCTGCGGGCCCTGCGCGACCACGCCGAGCGGGTCGGGCAGGTCAAGCGCGTGCAGGCGGTGACGACCGACGACGTGATGGCGACCTGCGCGTCGATGCTGTCGGTGTTCATCCGCGAGCCCGAGTTCCAGGGCCAGACCAAGGACAAGCTCGCGACGCTCGAAGCCTCGCGCATCGTCGAGGCGGCGGTGCGCGACGCGTTCGACCACTGGCTCGCGGCGTCGCCGACGCAGGCCAACAAGCTCCTCGACTGGGTGATCGACCGCGCCGAGGAGCGGCTGCGCCGCCGCCAGGAGAAGGAGGTCGCCCGCAAGACCGCGACCCGCAAGCTGCGCCTGCCGGGCAAGCTCGCCGATTGCTCGAAGGCCGGGGCGGCCGGCTCGGAGATCTTCATCGTCGAGGGTGACTCGGCCGGCGGCTCGGCCAAGCAGGCCCGCGACCGCGCCAGCCAGGCGGTGCTGCCCCTGCGCGGCAAGATCCTCAACGTCGCCTCGGCGAGCCGCGACAAGCTCGGGGCGAACCAGCTCCTCTCCGACCTGACCCAGGCGCTCGGCTGCGGCACCGGCTCGCATTACCGCGACGACGACCTTCGCTACGAGAAGGTCATCATCATGACGGACGCCGACGTCGACGGCGCCCACATCGCCTCGCTGCTGATCACCTTCTTCTACCGGCAGATGCCGAAGCTGATCGAGAAGGGGCACCTCTACCTCGCGGTGCCGCCGCTCTACCGGCTGAGCCAGGGCGCGAAGACCGCCTACGCGCGCGACGACCGCCACAAGGAGCAGTTGATCAAGACCGTGTTCAAGAACGGCAAGGTCGAGATCGGGCGCTTCAAGGGCCTGGGCGAGATGATGCCGGGGCAGCTCAAGGAGACCACCATGGACCCGTCGAAGCGCACGCTGCTGCGGGTCGAGGTGCTGGACGAGGCGCGGGAGGCGACGGGCGACGCGGTCGAGCGCCTGATGGGCAACAAGCCCGAGGCCCGCTTCGCCTTCATCTCCGAGCGGGCGGTCTTCGCGGACGAGGCGGAACTCGACATCTGA